A genomic segment from Synchiropus splendidus isolate RoL2022-P1 chromosome 18, RoL_Sspl_1.0, whole genome shotgun sequence encodes:
- the LOC128749808 gene encoding kelch repeat and BTB domain-containing protein 12-like: protein MDDPVVDASALAEHSSLLLRQLDKMRASQDLTDVVLTADGVRFSCHKVVLSAFSQYFQAMFTCGLKETSEGEVLLREVPAQSLHLLLNYMYRAELPLSSDNVQGVAAAAFLLHVDGAFRLCQKYMDACMDASNCVGLHHWAQALGASDLADSALRYLCQHFTQVCEEDEVLELDAQSLGDLLSSDDLNISQEEVVLELVLRWVDKRRDDAQSEAQAVALLKHVRLELVDPGFLRKARRRNPVLLPDSESLGMTDATSGLCETSAPPRPTLRYGMETTDLLLCLGGVDADGVPARRGGSADLSFCFAPHTGRTYYIPSPLKGSGGVGQITTGVVTRDNNIVVAIEAEDQHRTKRVDFYRFDNTDVNSWVALCSTAYRDMYALGLLNDALYMIGGQMKVHNQYIITGSVERWSMKRGGSWLSFAALPLPLACHCAVAMKEHLYVMGGWTPQLQPDEEPDQLSNRVFRFDPGRDRWTECSRMKFSRYRCGSAVLNGEICILGGIGCDGEDCGQSRRCLNSVEIYNSESDTWRAGPDLPTSLLSLRTNSSNIAAVDGKLYLCGYYKGAGRHEIITKEILELDPANNKWTVVERHASMHDSYDICLVANLNPRDLISL from the exons ATGGATGATCCAGTCGTGGATGCCTCTGCTTTGGCAGAGCACAGCTCACTTCTACTGAGGCAGCTGGACAAGATGAGAGCATCTCAAGACCTCACTGATGTGGTGCTGACAGCAGATGGAGTTCGCTTCTCTTGCCACaaggtggtgctgtctgccTTCAGCCAGTATTTCCAG GCAATGTTCACTTGTGGGCTGAAAGAAACCAGTGAGGGAGAGGTTCTTCTCAGGGAGGTCCCAGCTCAGAgcctccatctgctgctgaaCTACATGTACCGAGCTgagcttcctctctcctccgacAACGTCCAGGGAGTCGCTGCTGCAGCTTTCCTGCTTCATGTGGACGGCGCCTTTAG ATTGTGCCAGAAATACATGGACGCGTGCATGGACGCCTCCAACTGTGTGGGCCTGCATCACTGGGCTCAAGCCCTTGGAGCGTCAGACCTGGCTGACTCTGCTTTACGATATCTCTGCCAACACTTCACACAG GTCTGTGAGGAAGACGAGGTGTTAGAGCTCGACGCCCAAAGTCTTGGTGACTTGCTATCCTCAGACGACCTCAACATTTCTCAGGAGGAAGTCGTGCTGGAGCTGGTGCTGCGCTGGGTGGACAAGCGCAGGGATGATGCTCAGAGTGAAGCTCAGGCAGTGGCCTTGCTTAAACACGTCCGCCTGGAGCTTGTGGACCCTGGATTTCTCCGTAAAGCTCGAAGAAGAAACCCC GTACTGTTGCCGGATTCTGAGAGCTTGGGTATGACAGATGCGACCTCAGGACTGTGTGAGACCTCAGCTCCACCGCGGCCGACCCTTCGTTACGGCATGGAGACCACGGATCTTCTGCTATGCCTTGGTGGCGTTGATGCGGACGGAGTTCCTGCCAGACGAGGAGGAAGTGCTGATCTGAGTTTCTGTTTTGCTCCTCATACGGGAAGGACATACTACATACCTTCTCCATTGAAGGGCAGTGGGGGTGTGGGTCAGATTACGACAGGGGTGGTGACACGGGACAATAATATTGTGGTGGCCATAGAAGCTGAAGACCAACATCGGACTAAGAGAGTGGACTTCTACAG GTTTGACAACACAGATGTGAACAGCTGGGTGGCGCTGTGCTCAACAGCATACCGGGACATGTATGCGTTGGGGCTGCTCAATGATGCGCTCTACATGATAGGAGGGCAGATGAAAGTACACAATCAGTACATCATTACAGGCAGCGTGGAGAGATGGTCGATGAAAAGAGGCGGCAGTTGGCTGAGTTTCGCAGCACTACCTCTGCCTTTGGCCTGCCACTGTGCCGTCGCCATGAAGGAGCATCTCTACGTTATGGGGGGATGGACACCACAG CTACAGCCTGATGAAGAACCAGACCAGCTGAGCAATCGAGTGTTTCGATTTGACCCTGGCAGGGACCGCTGGACTGAGTGTTCCAGGATGAAGTTCTCCCGGTACCGCTGCGGATCCGCTGTGCTCAACGGTGAAATCTGTATCCTGG GGGGAATCGGATGTGATGGCGAGGACTGTGGCCAGTCGCGCCGTTGTCTCAACTCAGTGGAGATTTACAACTCAGAATCTGACACCTGGAGGGCCGGACCAGACCTACCCacatctctcctctctctccgcACCAACAGTTCCAACATAGCGGCCGTTGATGGAAAACTGTACCTCTGTGGATACTACAAAGGGGCTG GTCGCCATGAGATAATCACAAAGGAGATTTTGGAATTGGATCCTGCCAACAATAAGTGGACAGTTGTGGAAAGACACGCATCAATGCATGACAGCTATGACATCTGCCTGGTTGCAAACCTGAACCCACGTGACCTCATTTCACTCTGA
- the LOC128749188 gene encoding solute carrier family 26 member 6-like — protein MPDADSSPPAKYFVQRQVFDELSFEEAARKGNWSSKPSIRERLTDAFKCSLPRVKQTILSTVPVLGWLPKYSIRENAFGDLVSGCSVGIMHLPQGMAYALLASLPPVYGLYSSLFPVLIYFIFGTSRHISIGTFAVASVMIGSVTERLAPDSDFISPGNVTNSTGEINIAERDAYRVRIASSVAVLSGLFQILLGLVKSGFVVNYLSEPLIRGYTTGSACHVCLSQIKYIFGLNPSRANGPLSLLYTFLNICWLLPQTKAPEVVVSVLSLTVLIVVKELSACYAHKLPIPIPIELFVIIVATIITHFGGLAETYDIDVVGEIPSGLKPPRAPDMSLFSEVIGDAIALAIVCYAINISLGKTFGLKYGYKVDSNQELIALGLSNAIGGCFQCYTVTSSLSRSLVQESTGGKTQVAGLVSSVIVLVTILKIGSLFENLPKAVLAAVVFVNLKGIFKQFTDVPKLWKTNKMELLVWLLTFMSTILLNLDLGLVVSVIGCMLIFIFRTQMPRYSILGEVKGTGVYVDVDIYKEAREIPGIKIFRSSTTIYYTNAEMYLEALEEKSGIQIEKLLKAKKREEKKMKRLQEKRKKKAKKDAKKLKKNPLNGALSMKDAVSLDMDRSSQASDSATGHKSVNGHVNSAYQHDAVASDSDSNTGVSSNQILEHQTEDGEDSVYKCDTHSIILDLSTTSFVDTAAVKTLKITFMDFAEINVDVYLAGCQACVVDQLEAVGFFSETIPKTRLFVSIHDAVVHILMKHSDLNLVSLPTLYLSGNCALFGFNCCIFYI, from the exons ATGCCGGACGCAGACTCAAGTCCACCTGCAAAGTATTTTGTGCAACGACAGGTTTTCGATGAGTTATCTTTCGAAGAAGCTGCGAGGAAAGGAAACTGGTCTTCCAAACCGTCCATCAGAGAGCGTTTGACAGACGCCTTCAA GTGCTCTCTGCCCCGGGTGAAGCAGACGATCCTGAGCACGGTGCCAGTCCTGGGCTGGCTGCCTAAATACTCCATCAGAGAAAATGCCTTTGGAGACTTGGTGTCAGGCTGCAGTGTGGGCATCATGCATCTGCCTCAGG GCATGGCATATGCCCTGCTGGCCTCTTTACCGCCGGTGTACGGCCTGTACTCCTCGCTCTTCCCAGTCCTGATCTACTTCATCTTCGgcacctccagacacatctCCATCG ggacatTTGCAGTTGCCAGTGTGATGATTGGCAGCGTGACAGAAAGACTCGCCCCAGACAGCGATTTTATCTCCCCTGGAAATGTTACAAACAGCACAGGGGAGATAAACATTGCTGAACGTGATGCTTACAGAGTGAGGATCGCGAGCTCCGTGGCTGTCCTTTCAGGATTGTTTCAG ATCCTTCTTGGGCTGGTGAAGTCTGGCTTCGTGGTCAACTATCTGTCTGAGCCACTCATCCGTGGTTACACCACAGGATCCGCGTGCCATGTCTGCTTATCTCAGATTAAATATATATTCGGGCTGAACCCGTCGCGTGCCAATGGCCCTTTGTCTCTTCTTTAT ACCTTCTTGAACATCTGCTGGCTGCTGCCCCAGACAAAGGCGCcggaggtggtggtcagtgtCCTGTCGCTCACGGTTCTGATCGTGGTGAAAGAGTTGAGCGCGTGCTATGCGCACAAGCTCCCCATACCCATTCCCATTGAACTGTTTGTG ATCATCGTTGCAACTATCATCACACACTTTGGTGGACTGGCCGAAACCTACGACATCGATGTGGTCGGAGAAATCCCCAGTGG ACTAAAGCCTCCACGTGCGCCAGACATGAGCCTGTTCTCGGAAGTGATTGGAGATGCCATTGCTCTCGCCATTGTGTGCTACGCCATCAACATCTCCCTGGGGAAAACGTTTGGCCTTAAATATGGCTACAAAGTGGACAGCAATCAA GAGCTGATCGCGCTTGGCCTGAGCAACGCGATCGGAGGCTGCTTCCAGTGCTACACCGTGACCTCATCCTTGTCCAGAAGCCTGGTCCAGGAAAGCACAGGCGGCAAGacacaa GTTGCAGGCCTGGTTTCCTCCGTCATTGTGTTGGTCACGATATTAAAGATCGGTTCTCTGTTTGAGAATCTTCCCAAG GCTGTCTTGGCTGCTGTCGTATTTGTCAACTTAAAAGGAATTTTTAAGCAGTTCACGGACGTGCCGAAGCTGTGGAAGACCAACAAGATGGAGCTG CTTGTGTGGCTCCTGACGTTTATGAGCACGATCCTGCTGAATTTGGACCTGGGCTTGGTCGTCTCTGTGATTGGTTGCatgctcatcttcatcttccgaACACAGAT gCCTCGCTACTCCATCTTGGGTGAAGTGAAAGGTACTGGGGTGTATGTGGACGTGGACATCTACAAGGAG GCCAGAGAGATTCCTGGGATTAAAATCTTCCGCTCCTCCACAACCATCTACTACACGAATGCAGAGATGTACTTAGAGGCCCTGGAagaaaag AGTGGTATCCAGATTGAGAAGCTGCTGAAGGCCAAGAAAAGGGAAGAGAAAAAGATGAAACGGTTGCAGGAGAAACGGAAGAAGAAGGCCAAGAAGGACGCAAAGAAGCTG AAGAAAAACCCGCTGAATGGCGCACTGTCCATGAAAGATGCCGTCTCACTGGATATGGACCGCTCCAGTCAGGCGAGCGACTCAGCGACGGGTCACAAGTCTGTGAACGGCCACGTCAATTCTGCGTACCAACACGACGCCGTTGCATCAGACTCTGACTCCAATACTGGAGTCAGTAGCAACCAAATACTGGAGCACCAGACTGAAGACGGCGAGGACAGCGTCTACAAATGCGACACTCACAGCATCATCCTGGATCTGTCCACCACCAGCTTCGTGGACACAGCTGCTGTCAAGACCTTGAAGATT ACGTTCATGGACTTTGCCGAGATTAACGTGGACGTCTATCTAGCGGGCTGTCAAG CTTGTGTCGTGGACCAGCTGGAGGCAGTGGGCTTCTTCTCAGAGACCATCCCAAAAACCAGATTGTTTGTGAGCATCCATGACGCTGTGGTGCACATTCTAATGAAACACTCGGACTTGAACCTGGTGAGTCTTCCAACTCTTTATCTATCAGGGAACTGTGCTTTATTTGGTTTTAATTgctgtattttttatatttaa
- the si:ch211-117c9.5 gene encoding sodium- and chloride-dependent creatine transporter 1 has protein sequence MSPELEENNKGEMSLPQLEAGVLSGEEGGGSGHPLVPVPGAGPRCGEGGGVGPPQGQDDVSSGTLAVPVVERETWTRQMDFILSCVGFAVGLGNVWRFPYLCYKNGGGVFLIPYMLIVFIGGIPVFFLEIALGQFMKQGGVSAWNIAPLFKGLGLASMVIVFFCNTYYIMILVWGLYFLLHSFTNPLPWATCGHPWNTANCTEDFQRTCHNRSVAQAALVSAPPANSSSGPLLNLTSAQLLLNSSCLETEGMRSSVIEFWERKVLRLSGGLHEPGDISYEMVLCLIGTWVIVYFCMWKGVKSTGKVVYFTALFPYLVLVVLLAHGVTLPGALDGIAYYLKPDWSKLGEAQVWIDAGTQIFFSYAIGLGALTALGSYNRFHNNCYQDAFVLALINSGTSFFAGFVVFSVLGFMAAEQGVDISKVAESGPGLAFIAYPKAVTLMPVAPLWAALFFFMLLILGLDSQFVGVEGLITGILDMLPPKSALGSLRREVVAAICCVICFLIDMSMVTEGGMYVFQLFDYYSASGITLLWQAFWECVVIAWVYGADRFMDDVARMIGYQPCPYMKWCWSYITPFLCVAVFLFHVVNYKPLTYNTVYTYPWWGEAIGWTFALSSMLCIPVTVLYKLLRCKGSLRERWQHLTTPVWGRHHLEYLAPESEAKLLPPAGTKGTLPFESVI, from the exons GTGAAATGAGTCTCCCTCAGTTGGAGGCAGGCGTCCTGTCTGGGGAAGAAGGAGGAGGCTCCGGTCACCCTTTGGTTCCAGTGCCAGGAGCGGGTCCCAGGTgtggtgaaggtggaggtgtGGGTCCACCACAGGGCCAGGATGATGTGTCGAGCGGGACTCTGGCGGTTCCCGTGGTGGAGAGAGAAACATGGACTCGGCAGATGGATTTCATCTTGTCCTGCGTGGGATTTGCAGTCGGCTTGGGAAACGTTTGGCGGTTCCCGTACCTGTGCTACAAGAACGGCGGAG GGGTCTTCCTGATCCCCTACATGCTGATAGTATTTATTGGGGGCATCCCAGTCTTCTTTCTGGAGATCGCATTGGGACAGTTCATGAAACAGGGAGGTGTCTCTGCTTGGAACATCGCGCCCCTTTTTAAAG GTCTGGGCTTGGCGTCGATGGTGATCGTGTTCTTCTGCAACACCTACTACATCATGATCCTGGTGTGGGGTCTGTACTTTCTCCTCCACTCCTTCACCAACCCGCTGCCCTGGGCGACCTGCGGACACCCCTGGAACACCGCCAACTGTACTGAGGATTTCCAACGCACGTGCCACAACCGCAGCGTCGCCCAGGCCGCGCTGGTGTCGGCGCCGCCCGCCAACTCGTCCTCTGGCCCCCTGCTAAACCTGACCTCAGCTCAGCTTCTCCTCAACAGCAGCTGTTTGGAGACCGAGGGAATGCGATCCTCCGTCATTGAGTTCTGGGA ACGCAAAGTTCTCCGCCTCTCTGGTGGTCTTCACGAGCCCGGTGACATCAGCTATGAAATGGTGCTGTGTCTCATCGGCACCTGGGTCATTGTCTACTTCTGCATGTGGAAAGGTGTCAAATCCACAGGCAAG GTTGTTTACTTCACAGCTCTGTTCCCCTACCTGGTTCTGGTGGTCCTATTGGCCCACGGTGTGACTCTACCTGGAGCTCTGGATGGGATTGCCTACTACCTGAAACCAGACTGGTCCAAACTTGGAGAAGCACAG GTGTGGATCGATGCCGGCACCCAGATCTTCTTTTCCTATGCCATCGGACTGGGAGCTCTGACCGCACTGGGCAGCTACAACCGCTTCCATAACAACTGTTACCA GGATGCGTTTGTTCTGGCCCTCATCAACAGCGGAACCAGCTTCTTCGCCGGGTTTGTCGTGTTCTCCGTGCTGGGCTTCATGGCTGCAGAACAAGGCGTTGACATCAGTAAGGTAGCTGAAAGTG GACCTGGTCTGGCCTTTATTGCCTACCCCAAGGCCGTGACTCTGATGCCGGTGGCGCCGCTTTGGGCAGCgcttttcttcttcatgctgCTCATATTGGGCCTGGACAGCCAG TTTGTCGGAGTGGAGGGTTTGATCACGGGCATCCTCGACATGCTCCCCCCAAAATCTGCCCTAGGTTCTCTGCGGCGAGAGGTGGTGGCAGCCATCTGCTGTGTCATCTGTTTCCTGATTGACATGTCCATGGTCACCGAG ggAGGAATGTACGTCTTCCAGCTGTTTGACTACTACTCAGCGAGTGGCATCACTTTGCTGTGGCAGGCTTTCTGGGAGTGCGTGGTCATCGCATGGGTCTATG GTGCGGATCGGTTCATGGATGATGTGGCTCGTATGATCGGTTACCAGCCTTGCCCTTATATGAAGTGGTGCTGGTCGTACATCACTCCTTTCCTTTGTGTG GCGGTGTTCCTATTCCACGTGGTGAACTACAAACCTCTGACCTACAACACAGTGTACACTTACCCCTGGTGGGGCGAAGCGATCGGCTGGACGTTCGCTCTGTCCTCCATGCTCTGCATCCCAGTCACGGTTCTCTACAAGCTGCTGCGCTGCAAAGGATCATTGCGGGAG CGATGGCAGCACTTGACCACCCCGGTGTGGGGCAGACATCACCTGGAATACCTGGCCCCTGAGAGTGAAGCAaaactgctgccccctgcaggaacCAAGGGCACACTTCCTTTTGAAAGTGTCATCTGA